A portion of the Homalodisca vitripennis isolate AUS2020 chromosome 2, UT_GWSS_2.1, whole genome shotgun sequence genome contains these proteins:
- the LOC124355053 gene encoding uncharacterized protein LOC124355053: MKSVLVFTLAIAASYGAVEWKDFRAGDVKLPTSEVDALAAGWKSLQEDEKFKLTWYTQENDPRFMLGYDGRQKLAGLRVAFLKSDVDPNYTTGYTKSGIFEEGTFLGKPVFYSTVLMTPEGVLRSGGRRSLPDDEIALSADLKRHGKFKSLPRDGCEAAQGAVVEQGCQSGYGLVFSKFGSKTSCDSLAPFYSIYDPEGKGNLIGFGYLSFSKFSADDFNTKTFYKTLSASDFKSLFPKAPSCLSSYAQKNGLTAIDVWLSYDSSKKASCSGSNWVDSHCQRKRSTRPGQFASSSDEFVDSEES, translated from the exons ATGAAATCTGTGTTGGTGTTCACTTTGGCCATCGCTGCCTCCTACG GAGCAGTGGAATGGAAGGATTTCCGAG CTGGGGACGTAAAGCTGCCAACCAGTGAGGTGGACGCACTTGCCGCAGGCTGGAAGTCCTTACAAGAGGATGAAAAATTCAAGTTGACCTGGTACACTCAGGAAAACGATCCAAGGTTTATGCTGGGATACGACGGACGTCAGAAGTTGGCTGGCCTTAGGGTGGCT TTCCTCAAAAGTGACGTAGATCCTAACTATACTACAGGTTACACGAAGAGTGGCATATTCGAGGAGGGGACTTTCCTAGGCAAGCCAGTCTTCTACTCCACGGTACTCATGACACCTGAGG GTGTGCTGAGGAGCGGAGGTCGTCGCTCCTTGCCCGATGATGAGATTGCTTTGTCTGCTGACCTCAAGCGCCACGGTAAATTTAAGAGTTTACCCAGGGACGGATGTGAAGCTGCACAGGGTGCTGTCGTTGAACAAGGCTGCCAAAGTGGATATG GTTTAGTGTTTTCCAAGTTTGGAAGCAAGACAAGTTGTGATTCTTTGGCTCCATTCTACTCCATCTATGATCCTGAAGGGAAAGGGAATCTGATAGGATTTGGATATTTGTCCTTCAGTAAGTTCTCAGCTGATGACTTCAATACCAAGACATTCTACAAGACTCTATCTGCTAGTGACTTTAAG AGCTTGTTCCCTAAGGCTCCATCCTGTCTTTCCTCCTACGCGCAGAAGAATGGTCTGACAGCCATTGACGTTTGGCTCAGCTACGACTCCAGCAAGAAGGCCTCCTGCTCAGGTTCGAACTGGGTCGACTCGCACTGCCAGAGGAAGAGGAGCACCAGACCTGGCCAGTTCGCCTCCTCCAGTGACGAATTCGTTGACTCCGAGGAGTCTTAA